The Sinorhizobium meliloti genome includes a window with the following:
- a CDS encoding ROK family transcriptional regulator has product MRFAPPNPLRIADRASGLNSLSVRSYNERLVLSLLLQNEATTRLEIGEKTGLSAQTISVIVRSLEQEGLVVRGEAQKGRVGPPTTPLMLNSEGAYSVGVSVGYHNTHIVVVDFIGNVQHHRVMPHKAADTFDAPEALALEIRLAVAGLSESRQARIAGVGLALPTPPIRSEPDHDVLHRYLEAEFGLPVFVQNDITAAAGGESLFGTARQLQDFLFFYLGARLHCRLVLNHQIYNGNSPLSYDVGVLALERRLPADSAMAEKLWGQDLSWPPLEATLADWQQACAENLIQLTQSLLQFIELRTVVLSSFVPAAICEALCTLVRQEIPSVNAVVGRTSAAPKAVGAASLPFSSRFMVN; this is encoded by the coding sequence ATGCGTTTCGCGCCGCCCAATCCGCTTCGCATCGCCGACCGCGCCAGCGGCCTCAACTCGCTGAGCGTGCGCAGCTACAACGAGCGTCTAGTGCTCTCCCTGCTCCTGCAGAACGAAGCGACGACCCGCCTTGAAATCGGCGAGAAGACGGGCCTTTCGGCGCAGACGATTTCAGTGATCGTGCGCTCGCTCGAACAGGAAGGCCTCGTCGTGCGCGGCGAGGCACAGAAGGGCCGCGTCGGCCCGCCGACGACGCCTCTCATGCTGAACTCCGAGGGAGCCTACTCGGTTGGCGTGAGCGTCGGATACCACAACACCCACATCGTCGTCGTCGATTTCATCGGCAACGTCCAGCACCATCGCGTGATGCCGCACAAGGCGGCCGACACGTTCGATGCGCCGGAAGCGTTGGCGCTCGAAATTCGCTTGGCCGTCGCCGGCCTTTCAGAAAGCCGGCAGGCCCGTATCGCCGGCGTCGGCCTCGCGCTTCCCACCCCGCCAATCCGCTCCGAGCCGGACCACGACGTGCTGCACCGCTATCTGGAGGCCGAGTTCGGTCTTCCCGTCTTCGTACAGAACGACATCACGGCCGCAGCCGGTGGCGAAAGCCTGTTCGGGACGGCGAGGCAGTTGCAGGATTTCCTGTTCTTCTATCTCGGCGCTCGCCTGCACTGCCGCCTCGTCCTTAATCACCAGATTTACAACGGCAATTCGCCGCTTAGCTATGATGTCGGCGTGCTCGCCCTGGAACGCCGCCTGCCGGCGGACAGCGCTATGGCGGAGAAACTCTGGGGCCAGGATTTGTCTTGGCCTCCGTTGGAAGCGACTCTTGCAGACTGGCAGCAGGCCTGCGCTGAAAATCTCATTCAACTGACGCAATCGCTGCTGCAATTCATCGAACTCAGGACCGTCGTCCTCTCGTCCTTCGTTCCAGCCGCTATTTGCGAGGCGCTGTGTACGCTTGTCCGGCAGGAAATCCCCTCCGTTAACGCGGTGGTGGGAAGGACATCCGCAGCTCCGAAAGCAGTCGGCGCCGCCAGCCTCCCCTTTAGTTCGCGCTTCATGGTGAACTAG
- a CDS encoding SGNH/GDSL hydrolase family protein, with amino-acid sequence MARTVLCFGDSNTHGQVPGRGPLDRYRREQRWGGVLQGLLGPNWQVIEEGLSGRTTVHDDPIEGSLKNGRTYLRPCLQSHAPLDLIIIMLGTNDLKRRFNMPPSEVAMGIGCLVHDIRELSPGRTGNDPEIMIVAPPPMLEDLKEWESIFSGAQEKSRKLALEFEIMADSLEAHFFDAGTVCQCSPADGFHIDEDAHRLLGEALAQEVLAIGWPDA; translated from the coding sequence GTGGCACGGACCGTTCTATGCTTCGGAGATTCCAACACTCACGGCCAGGTACCTGGCCGCGGACCGCTTGATCGCTACCGACGCGAACAGCGCTGGGGCGGTGTTCTGCAAGGCCTGCTCGGCCCGAACTGGCAGGTTATCGAAGAAGGCCTGAGCGGACGCACGACCGTGCATGACGATCCGATCGAAGGTTCGCTCAAGAACGGCCGGACCTATCTGCGCCCCTGTCTGCAGAGCCATGCACCACTCGACCTTATCATCATTATGCTCGGCACCAATGACCTGAAGCGGCGCTTCAACATGCCACCGTCCGAGGTCGCAATGGGCATCGGCTGTCTCGTGCACGATATCCGAGAACTCTCGCCCGGCCGGACCGGCAACGATCCCGAAATCATGATCGTCGCCCCGCCGCCGATGCTGGAAGATCTCAAGGAATGGGAGTCGATTTTCTCAGGCGCACAGGAAAAATCTCGCAAGCTGGCGCTGGAGTTCGAGATAATGGCGGATTCTCTGGAGGCGCATTTCTTCGACGCCGGTACGGTCTGCCAGTGTTCGCCGGCCGATGGCTTCCACATCGACGAGGATGCCCACCGCCTGCTCGGCGAGGCTCTCGCCCAGGAAGTGCTGGCGATCGGGTGGCCCGATGCGTAA
- a CDS encoding ABC transporter substrate-binding protein, with protein sequence MSTIIRKIRASVLLAGVFFATNSFAQEVPLLEGVTTRAENNPTVEEGKYKKDAPWVIGMSSFGVNANTWTVQVAHEAQAAADNDKRITKFILLDAGFDQKKQVADIEDLIAQKVDAIIVQPVTSTSANASIEKAVAAGIPVVLHTGRIESEAYTTEIQGGAEHFGKVMGDFLVKELGGKGNIWVLRGLAGHPEDTNRYNGLKQSLEGTEIKIAAEEHGDWQYDKAKKVCETLYLSDPNVDGIWSSGADMTRACVDVFKQFGSPIPPISGEGNNGFFGQWIADGFKSISSEYSPAQGAAGIRAAVALLEGKALHKHYDYNPPGWDLEKVKKYYRDDLSANVWWPSELSEEQLKEFYAKQ encoded by the coding sequence ATGAGCACCATCATCAGGAAAATCCGCGCATCGGTTCTGTTGGCCGGCGTGTTCTTCGCAACGAACAGTTTTGCGCAGGAGGTGCCGCTGCTCGAGGGCGTCACGACCCGTGCGGAAAACAATCCCACGGTGGAAGAAGGCAAATACAAGAAGGATGCACCCTGGGTCATCGGCATGAGCAGTTTTGGCGTCAACGCAAATACGTGGACCGTGCAGGTGGCGCATGAAGCGCAGGCCGCAGCCGATAACGACAAGCGGATCACAAAATTCATCCTGCTCGATGCCGGCTTCGACCAGAAGAAGCAGGTCGCCGACATCGAGGACCTGATCGCCCAAAAGGTGGATGCGATCATCGTCCAGCCCGTCACCTCGACTTCGGCCAATGCCAGCATCGAGAAGGCCGTGGCAGCGGGCATTCCGGTCGTGTTGCACACCGGCCGCATCGAATCGGAGGCCTATACGACGGAAATCCAGGGTGGTGCCGAGCATTTCGGCAAGGTCATGGGTGACTTCCTCGTCAAGGAACTCGGTGGCAAGGGCAACATCTGGGTGCTGCGCGGCCTCGCCGGCCATCCAGAAGATACCAACCGCTACAATGGCCTCAAGCAGTCGCTCGAAGGCACTGAGATCAAGATTGCTGCCGAGGAGCACGGCGACTGGCAATACGACAAGGCCAAGAAGGTCTGCGAGACGCTCTACCTCAGTGACCCGAATGTCGACGGCATCTGGTCGTCGGGTGCGGATATGACACGCGCCTGCGTCGACGTCTTCAAGCAGTTCGGCTCCCCCATTCCGCCGATCTCCGGCGAAGGCAATAACGGCTTCTTCGGTCAGTGGATTGCCGACGGCTTCAAGTCGATCTCGTCGGAATATAGCCCAGCCCAGGGCGCGGCCGGCATCCGCGCCGCTGTCGCACTGCTCGAAGGCAAGGCGCTTCACAAACACTACGACTACAATCCACCAGGCTGGGACCTCGAAAAGGTCAAGAAATACTACCGCGACGACCTGTCGGCCAATGTCTGGTGGCCATCGGAACTCTCCGAAGAACAGCTCAAAGAATTCTACGCCAAGCAGTAG
- a CDS encoding sugar ABC transporter ATP-binding protein, whose protein sequence is MSHLIEMAAISKAFGGSVALRDVSLALAPGTVHALMGENGAGKSTLMKILAGVHQPDSGEVRRAGRTVSFANPRAALEAGISTVFQELSLLPNMTIAENMFLGREPTGCFGGIDRRRMRVGTKDALARLGLTLDPDTLVSELSIAERQFVEIAHGIDSDADVFILDEPTAALNAADVEVLNRHIRSLREGGKAIVYISHRMDEIFAICDVVTVLKDGQLVGTRPLSEMTPASLIAMMVGRELEDLFPERGQGEGAAALSVSGLRLHTDSQPFSFTVRKGEIVGFAGLEGQGQQKAVRALVGQFAPVEGTASRRGETIQLPVPKESGVRRWQALGGAFVPEDRKDDGLFLGHSVGQNIVAALHAGRPALTAAKRYGDVITETMRRLNIKASGPSAIVGALSGGNQQKVLLGRYLATDADLLLIEEPTRGVDVGAKAEIYRILRDFAKAGGAVLVLSRETIELIGLCERLYVIHGNTAVSEIRAVDATEHSILNAALSA, encoded by the coding sequence ATGTCGCATCTCATTGAAATGGCAGCCATTTCCAAGGCATTCGGAGGCAGTGTCGCGCTTCGTGATGTGTCGCTGGCGCTGGCACCGGGCACCGTGCACGCCCTGATGGGCGAGAATGGTGCGGGCAAATCCACGCTGATGAAAATCCTGGCCGGCGTGCATCAGCCTGACAGCGGCGAGGTTCGCCGCGCGGGCCGAACCGTAAGCTTCGCCAATCCGCGCGCGGCACTCGAAGCCGGCATATCGACGGTCTTCCAGGAACTCTCTCTGCTGCCCAACATGACGATCGCGGAAAACATGTTCCTCGGCCGTGAACCGACCGGTTGCTTCGGCGGAATTGACCGTCGGCGCATGCGCGTGGGTACGAAGGACGCGCTCGCCCGCCTCGGCCTGACGCTCGATCCCGACACGCTGGTATCGGAGCTTTCCATTGCTGAGCGCCAGTTTGTCGAGATCGCCCACGGCATCGACTCGGATGCCGACGTCTTTATCCTTGACGAGCCAACGGCGGCACTGAATGCCGCCGATGTCGAAGTCCTCAACCGGCATATCCGGTCGCTTCGCGAAGGGGGCAAGGCCATCGTCTACATCTCCCATCGCATGGACGAGATCTTTGCCATCTGCGACGTGGTGACGGTGCTGAAGGACGGACAACTGGTGGGCACGCGACCGCTCTCGGAAATGACGCCCGCCTCGCTGATCGCGATGATGGTTGGGCGCGAGCTGGAAGACCTTTTTCCCGAGCGCGGTCAAGGCGAAGGTGCCGCGGCGCTCTCCGTATCCGGCCTTCGGCTTCACACGGATTCTCAGCCTTTCTCCTTCACGGTGAGGAAGGGCGAGATCGTCGGCTTCGCTGGTCTCGAAGGGCAGGGACAACAGAAGGCGGTGCGCGCGCTCGTCGGGCAGTTTGCCCCTGTCGAGGGCACAGCGTCCCGGCGGGGAGAGACTATCCAGCTTCCTGTGCCGAAGGAGAGCGGCGTCCGTCGCTGGCAGGCGCTGGGCGGCGCTTTCGTGCCGGAGGACCGCAAGGATGATGGCTTGTTCCTCGGCCATTCCGTTGGGCAGAACATCGTTGCAGCCTTGCATGCGGGCCGGCCGGCGCTGACGGCGGCGAAGCGGTACGGCGACGTCATTACCGAAACCATGCGTCGGCTGAACATCAAGGCATCAGGGCCGTCCGCCATTGTCGGTGCGCTCTCGGGCGGCAATCAGCAAAAGGTGCTGCTCGGCCGCTATCTCGCGACCGATGCCGATCTCCTCCTGATTGAGGAGCCGACGCGCGGCGTCGATGTCGGCGCCAAGGCGGAAATCTACCGTATCTTGCGCGATTTCGCGAAAGCCGGCGGTGCGGTGCTGGTTTTGTCACGCGAGACGATCGAACTGATCGGCCTCTGCGAACGCCTCTATGTGATCCACGGTAACACCGCCGTCTCGGAAATACGGGCTGTGGATGCGACTGAACACAGCATTCTCAACGCCGCCCTCAGCGCCTGA
- a CDS encoding ABC transporter permease encodes MTSSSSTFEKLLTSRGSRRGLWLLPLVIAIAMALWLAATTSQFGQSSNLANLVAQGMPLLITAVGQMFVVLVGGLDLSIGSVVSFTTAILALDLPGFVTIPAVFVLAGLIGATNGYCVTRLSVHPIVATLSMQYIVLGITRVLRPVSGGAVPDSVRWMVEGSLFGIPLPVFWGIVTMLVAWKLLYGSRYGLHLFAIGGGVASGSADAARNFGIPANRNILLAYVICTLFAALAGVFLAGRIVSGDPNVGLLMELDAITAVAIGGTQLSGGVGSLHGTVIGVAALALLSNGMNLLNVTPFVQTAIKGILLMAVVALQSRKKIGL; translated from the coding sequence ATGACATCCTCTTCCTCCACCTTCGAAAAATTGCTCACCAGCCGAGGCAGCCGGCGGGGCCTCTGGCTGCTGCCGCTCGTGATCGCGATCGCCATGGCGCTTTGGCTGGCCGCGACCACCAGCCAGTTCGGTCAGTCGAGCAATCTAGCGAATCTCGTCGCACAAGGCATGCCGCTGCTGATAACGGCGGTCGGGCAGATGTTCGTCGTGCTCGTCGGCGGGCTTGATCTGTCCATCGGCTCAGTCGTCAGCTTTACCACGGCGATCCTGGCGCTCGACCTGCCGGGCTTCGTCACCATTCCCGCCGTTTTCGTGCTCGCCGGCCTCATCGGCGCGACCAACGGCTACTGCGTCACGCGCCTCAGCGTGCATCCGATCGTCGCGACGCTCTCCATGCAGTACATCGTGCTCGGCATCACCCGCGTGCTGCGCCCAGTCTCGGGTGGCGCGGTGCCCGATAGCGTGCGCTGGATGGTCGAGGGTTCGCTCTTCGGCATTCCCCTGCCTGTGTTCTGGGGCATCGTCACGATGCTCGTCGCGTGGAAGCTACTCTACGGGTCGCGCTACGGTCTGCATCTTTTCGCCATCGGCGGAGGCGTCGCCTCGGGCTCGGCTGATGCAGCGCGCAATTTCGGCATTCCTGCCAACCGCAACATCCTGCTTGCCTATGTGATCTGCACACTATTCGCCGCCCTTGCCGGTGTGTTCCTCGCGGGCCGCATCGTCTCCGGCGACCCGAACGTCGGCCTCCTGATGGAACTCGACGCCATTACGGCGGTCGCCATCGGCGGCACCCAATTGTCCGGCGGCGTCGGCAGCCTGCACGGCACGGTCATCGGCGTTGCAGCGCTGGCGCTGCTGTCCAACGGCATGAACCTTCTCAACGTCACGCCTTTCGTGCAGACGGCGATCAAGGGGATACTGCTCATGGCCGTCGTCGCGCTGCAGTCGCGCAAGAAGATAGGACTCTGA
- a CDS encoding ABC transporter permease produces the protein MSALVNSTGFRRISKVPPSYYLLAMLLVILFVARPQMLNANVLGVFVRQVVPLGILVLGQLLVMRVKSIDLSGGGVILLINYCISSGIFPGASLGFYVALALTTGLVIGLFNGVMVAKRRVSAVIVTLALSIVLVGFVQYLSSGKPPGDVPKLFADLFNTRFAGLPSPVILWIAVTALMALLLSQTVFGRFVAAVGESMPAAHFSGVPVERTVILAHTLAGLMAAIAALVQTASIAVGSVRVGLDLPVLSVAATILGGVVFGRGEGGVWGPFFGVLCFAFLFVAMTTFGVGDAGKLVAQGMIILLAAIFYGLRAGK, from the coding sequence ATGTCGGCTCTCGTCAATTCGACCGGCTTCCGGCGCATCTCCAAGGTCCCACCGTCCTATTACCTGCTCGCCATGCTGCTGGTGATCCTGTTCGTCGCACGCCCGCAGATGCTGAACGCCAATGTCCTCGGTGTCTTCGTGCGGCAGGTCGTGCCACTCGGCATTCTCGTGCTCGGCCAGCTCCTTGTGATGCGGGTGAAGTCGATCGATCTGTCGGGCGGCGGCGTCATCCTTCTCATCAATTACTGCATCTCGTCCGGCATTTTCCCCGGCGCCTCGCTCGGTTTCTATGTCGCACTGGCGCTGACGACCGGCCTAGTCATCGGCCTCTTCAACGGGGTGATGGTGGCCAAGCGCCGCGTCTCTGCCGTCATAGTCACGCTGGCGCTTTCCATCGTGCTCGTTGGCTTCGTGCAGTATCTTTCGAGCGGCAAGCCACCAGGCGACGTGCCGAAACTCTTTGCTGATCTCTTCAACACGCGCTTTGCCGGCCTGCCGAGCCCGGTCATCCTCTGGATCGCAGTCACCGCGCTGATGGCGCTGCTGCTATCGCAGACTGTCTTCGGCCGCTTTGTCGCCGCGGTCGGAGAAAGCATGCCGGCCGCGCATTTTTCCGGTGTTCCGGTGGAGCGCACGGTTATCCTCGCCCACACACTCGCCGGCCTGATGGCCGCTATCGCCGCGCTGGTCCAGACGGCGTCTATCGCCGTTGGCAGCGTGCGTGTCGGGCTCGACCTGCCGGTTCTCTCAGTGGCCGCGACCATTCTCGGCGGCGTCGTCTTCGGGCGTGGTGAGGGTGGCGTCTGGGGACCATTCTTCGGCGTGCTCTGCTTCGCCTTCCTCTTTGTTGCCATGACGACGTTCGGTGTCGGCGATGCCGGCAAGCTCGTCGCTCAGGGCATGATCATCCTGCTCGCGGCCATCTTCTACGGCCTTCGTGCCGGCAAATGA
- a CDS encoding SGNH/GDSL hydrolase family protein, translating to MVEKRSVLCFGDSLTWGWIPVKGSSPTLRYPYEQRWTGAMAARLGDGYHIIEEGLSARTTSLDDPNDARLNGSTYLPMALASHLPLDLVIIMLGTNDTKSYFHRTPYEIANGMGKLVGQVLTCAGGVGTPYPAPKVLVVAPPPLAPMPDPWFEGMFGGGYEKSKELSGLYKALADFMKVEFFAAGDCISTDGIDGIHLSAETNIRLGHAIADKVAALF from the coding sequence ATGGTGGAAAAGCGCTCAGTACTGTGCTTTGGGGATTCGCTGACATGGGGCTGGATTCCGGTGAAGGGATCCTCACCGACCTTGCGCTATCCCTATGAACAACGGTGGACCGGCGCAATGGCCGCGAGGCTTGGCGACGGTTACCACATCATCGAAGAGGGGCTGAGCGCCCGCACCACCAGCCTCGACGACCCCAACGACGCGCGGCTCAACGGCAGCACCTACCTGCCCATGGCACTCGCCAGCCACCTCCCACTCGACCTCGTCATCATCATGCTGGGCACGAACGACACGAAATCCTATTTCCACCGCACGCCTTACGAGATCGCCAACGGCATGGGCAAGCTAGTCGGCCAGGTGCTGACCTGCGCCGGTGGCGTCGGCACGCCATATCCCGCGCCGAAGGTGCTTGTCGTCGCTCCGCCGCCGCTCGCGCCGATGCCCGACCCGTGGTTCGAAGGCATGTTCGGCGGCGGCTACGAGAAGTCGAAGGAACTCTCCGGCCTCTACAAGGCGCTTGCCGATTTCATGAAGGTCGAGTTTTTCGCCGCCGGTGATTGCATTTCCACCGATGGGATCGACGGCATTCACCTCTCGGCGGAAACCAACATCAGACTCGGGCACGCGATCGCGGACAAAGTTGCGGCGTTGTTCTGA
- a CDS encoding PIN domain-containing protein, whose amino-acid sequence MEAAFEEAMVVDFDQFLSACEGLPDENDAHVVAAALKTQAAVIVTDNLRDFPEELLRRLNLKARSADAFIADTIALDTGRAVAAVRRMRERFRKPEKPPMSFFWIWRQTALRKP is encoded by the coding sequence ATGGAAGCTGCATTCGAGGAAGCGATGGTCGTTGATTTTGATCAGTTTCTCTCCGCTTGCGAGGGTCTCCCCGACGAAAACGACGCGCATGTAGTCGCAGCTGCTCTGAAGACGCAGGCCGCTGTAATTGTGACCGATAATCTGAGAGACTTCCCCGAGGAGTTGCTCCGCCGGTTGAACCTTAAAGCGAGGTCGGCCGATGCCTTTATTGCTGATACAATTGCCTTGGACACCGGTAGAGCGGTGGCAGCGGTTAGGCGCATGAGAGAGCGCTTCAGAAAGCCGGAAAAACCGCCGATGTCCTTCTTTTGGATATGGAGGCAAACGGCCTTACGGAAACCGTAG
- a CDS encoding helix-turn-helix domain-containing protein, whose protein sequence is MTVPAAAQELGGRLPSASEKAAANHLRKILAAHATGDAKLRVLDDETQQPTEITLTPALSSLLMELLRHIGKGDAVTLVPVSKMLTTQQAADILNVSRPFLVSLLDKGEIEYSLVGRHRRIQADHLFKYKKERDEKRSQALADLAELDAEHL, encoded by the coding sequence ATGACAGTTCCAGCAGCAGCCCAGGAACTGGGCGGGCGCCTGCCGTCAGCCTCCGAAAAAGCTGCCGCGAACCACCTGCGGAAGATACTGGCGGCTCATGCTACCGGCGACGCGAAATTGCGCGTGCTCGACGATGAGACGCAGCAGCCAACGGAGATTACCCTTACCCCAGCGCTGTCCAGTCTCCTAATGGAGCTGTTGCGTCATATCGGCAAGGGTGACGCGGTGACGCTCGTTCCCGTCAGCAAGATGCTGACGACGCAACAAGCGGCGGATATTCTCAATGTATCGCGGCCATTCCTGGTTTCCCTCCTCGATAAGGGCGAGATCGAGTACTCGCTTGTTGGTCGACATCGAAGGATTCAGGCCGATCATCTGTTCAAATACAAGAAGGAACGCGACGAGAAGCGGAGTCAGGCCCTTGCAGATCTTGCCGAGTTGGACGCGGAGCATCTGTAA